A part of Deltaproteobacteria bacterium genomic DNA contains:
- a CDS encoding elongation factor G yields MANIDFIRNIGISAHIDSGKTTLSERILYYTGRIHQIHEVKGKDAVGAKMDSMDLEREKGITIQSAATYCEWDATDGARETHNINIIDTPGHVDFTIEVERALRVLDGAILVLCSVSGVQSQSITVDRQMRRYKVPRLAFINKMDRAGANAFRVTQQLREKLNHNAVLMELPIGAEDKFQGVIDLVTMKAHYYDGENGEKVRTEEIPAELLEQAKTMRHDLIAAAAEYDDKLTELFLEDKEPTVEDIRRGVRAGTLQLKLTPVFCGSAYKNKGVQHLLDGIVYYLPNPKEVVNEAHDQSKNEEKLVLASDPAKPFVGLAFKLEDGRYGQLTYLRMYQGKVAKGDFIVNSRDGKKVKVPRLVRMHADEMHDIDSAQAGDIIAMFGVDCASGDTFTDGTVKYTMTSMHVPDAVISLAIAPKEKTGAANFSKALNRFTREDPTFRVHRDEESAQTIASGMGELHLEIYMERIKREYACEVVVGQPQVAYREAIQQRGEFAYTHKKQTGGSGQFARVAGYIEPLPDDAVEVYEFVDDVAGGAIPREFIPACDKGFKEAIKKGSLIGFPVVKVRCVINDGLSHAVDSSEQAFKTAALMAFREAYDKAKPVILEPIMNVEVQAPEEFQGAVVGQLNQRRGIIQNTETVEGYLIASAHVPLSEMFGYSTDLRSATQGKGEYSMEFAKYQPVPRATQEQMIKEFREKQAAAKK; encoded by the coding sequence GTGGCGAACATCGACTTCATCCGCAACATCGGCATCTCCGCCCACATCGATTCGGGCAAGACGACCCTGTCCGAGCGCATCCTCTATTACACGGGGCGCATTCACCAGATCCACGAGGTGAAGGGCAAGGACGCCGTCGGCGCGAAGATGGACTCGATGGACCTGGAGCGCGAGAAGGGGATCACCATCCAGTCCGCTGCCACGTACTGCGAGTGGGATGCCACCGATGGCGCCCGCGAGACGCACAACATCAACATCATCGATACTCCCGGACACGTCGACTTCACCATCGAGGTGGAGCGCGCGCTGCGCGTGCTCGATGGCGCCATCCTCGTGCTCTGCTCGGTGTCCGGCGTGCAGTCGCAGTCGATCACCGTCGACCGGCAGATGCGGCGCTACAAGGTTCCCCGGCTGGCGTTCATCAACAAGATGGACCGCGCGGGCGCGAACGCGTTCCGCGTCACCCAGCAGCTTCGCGAGAAACTGAACCACAACGCGGTGCTGATGGAGCTGCCCATCGGCGCCGAGGACAAGTTCCAGGGCGTCATCGACCTGGTGACGATGAAGGCGCACTACTACGACGGGGAGAACGGCGAGAAGGTCCGCACCGAAGAGATTCCCGCCGAGCTGCTCGAACAGGCGAAGACCATGCGGCATGACCTGATCGCCGCCGCCGCCGAATACGACGACAAACTCACCGAGCTGTTCCTCGAGGACAAGGAGCCCACCGTCGAGGACATCCGCCGCGGCGTGCGCGCCGGCACCCTCCAGCTCAAGCTGACGCCGGTGTTCTGCGGTTCGGCATACAAGAACAAGGGCGTCCAGCACCTGCTCGACGGCATCGTCTACTACCTCCCGAATCCGAAGGAAGTGGTGAACGAGGCGCACGACCAGAGCAAGAACGAAGAGAAGCTGGTGCTCGCCTCCGACCCGGCGAAGCCGTTCGTGGGGCTCGCCTTCAAGCTCGAGGACGGCCGCTACGGACAGCTCACCTACCTGCGCATGTACCAGGGCAAGGTCGCGAAGGGCGACTTCATCGTCAACTCGCGCGACGGCAAGAAGGTGAAGGTGCCCCGCCTGGTCCGCATGCACGCGGACGAGATGCACGACATCGATTCCGCGCAGGCCGGCGACATCATCGCCATGTTCGGCGTGGATTGCGCCTCCGGCGACACGTTCACCGACGGCACGGTCAAGTACACCATGACCTCGATGCACGTTCCGGACGCCGTCATCTCGCTTGCCATCGCCCCCAAGGAAAAGACCGGCGCGGCGAACTTCAGCAAGGCGCTGAATCGCTTCACCCGCGAGGACCCGACGTTCCGCGTCCACCGCGACGAGGAGTCGGCGCAGACCATCGCCTCCGGGATGGGCGAGCTGCACCTCGAGATCTACATGGAGCGCATCAAGCGCGAGTACGCCTGCGAGGTGGTGGTCGGACAGCCGCAGGTGGCGTATCGCGAGGCCATCCAGCAGCGCGGCGAGTTCGCCTACACCCACAAGAAGCAGACCGGCGGCTCCGGCCAGTTCGCCCGGGTCGCCGGGTACATCGAGCCGCTCCCGGACGACGCAGTGGAAGTCTACGAGTTCGTCGACGACGTGGCGGGTGGCGCCATTCCGCGCGAGTTCATTCCCGCCTGCGACAAGGGCTTCAAGGAGGCGATCAAGAAGGGCTCCCTGATCGGCTTCCCGGTGGTCAAGGTCCGCTGCGTGATCAACGACGGGCTCTCGCACGCGGTGGATTCCAGCGAGCAAGCCTTCAAGACCGCGGCGCTGATGGCATTCCGGGAGGCCTACGACAAAGCCAAGCCGGTGATCCTCGAGCCGATCATGAACGTCGAGGTGCAGGCGCCCGAGGAGTTCCAGGGCGCGGTGGTGGGCCAGCTCAACCAGCGGCGCGGCATCATCCAGAACACCGAGACCGTGGAAGGCTACCTGATCGCCAGCGCGCACGTGCCCCTGTCGGAGATGTTCGGATACTCGACGGATCTCCGCTCGGCGACGCAGGGCAAGGGCGAGTACTCGATGGAGTTCGCCAAGTACCAGCCGGTCCCGCGGGCGACCCAGGAGCAGATGATCAAGGAGTTCCGCGAGAAGCAGGCGGCAGCGAAGAAGTAG